The proteins below are encoded in one region of Coffea arabica cultivar ET-39 chromosome 4c, Coffea Arabica ET-39 HiFi, whole genome shotgun sequence:
- the LOC140004836 gene encoding uncharacterized protein, protein MKVLVWNCQGVGSTLTIPHLREVSNLFSPSMLFLSETKNRSRYMDRVTQKLNFESSCVVESINRSGGMALMWKEEVKIKEIIKTAFTIEAHVEDREAKTTWWFIGIYASCDNLIRKSQWKVVEARKKLWGDKWIIAGDFNDILSNEEKWGGRWREEKSFTDFNNFINDNQLIDIGLRGTLDME, encoded by the coding sequence ATGAAGGTTCTGGTGTGGAATTGCCAAGGTGTTGGGAGCACCTTGACAATTCCCCATCTGAGGGAGGTTTCCAACCTCTTCTCCCCAAGTATGCTGTTTTTGAGTGAAACTAAAAATAGGAGTAGATATATGGACCGAGTGacacaaaagttgaatttcgaGAGTAGCTGTGTGGTGGAATCTATAAATAGATCTGGGGGCATGGCTCTAATGTGGAAAGAGgaagtaaaaataaaagagataatCAAAACGGCCTTTACTATAGAAGCTCATGTGGAAGACAGGGAGGCAAAGACTACATGGTGGTTCATTGGAATATATGCAAGCTGTGACAATTTGATCAGGAAGAGTCAGTGGAAGGTGGTGGAAGCAAGGAAAAAGCTGTGGGGAGATAAATGGATAATAGCTGGGGACTTTAATGACATTCTATCAAATGAGGAGAAGTGGGGAGGCAGATGGAGAGAAGAGAAGAGTTTCACAGATTTTAACAACTTTATAAATGATAACCAATTGATTGACATTGGTTTGAGGGGAACCCTGGACATGGAGTAA
- the LOC113739255 gene encoding two-component response regulator ORR22-like, with protein MFNAHLASQPSFQQRDNHFSQGLRVLAIDDNVVCLKVLAFELQKCGYQVTATTKAAEAIEMLRKNKDSYDIVITDVMRSDMDVFKLLEIIGLEMDIPVIMTSANNDLEVIEKGVMHGARDYLVKPVGPEILKNIWQHVIRKTTYNPLPAQRIEANRAIRIPAQQIEANMASRVPAQKMEADRAIRRSARVLHRKNHTVEDGQAVQSHDAPPLLEHKKARVTWTPELHAKFSAAVQQLGQEAVPKKVLELMNEPHLTRGNVASHLQKYRKAALKQKEDARQEIEYHCDANMRRHLDDANIRASSSQNQRFHAVNHSNSSAAYGRYNLRSQNNPSLHDS; from the exons ATGTTTAACGCTCACTTGGCTTCTCAGCCGTCGTTTCAACAGCGCGACAATCATTTTTCTCAAGGGTTAAGAGTTCTAGCCATTGATGATAATGTCGTCTGCCTCAAAGTGCTCGCTTTTGAACTTCAGAAATGTGGCTATCAAG TTACAGCCACCACAAAAGCAGCCGAAGCTATTGAGATGTTGAGGAAGAACAAAGATAGCTATGATATCGTAATTACAGATGTCATGCGGTCTGACATGGATGTTTTCAAACTTCTGGAGATCATAGGCCTGGAGATGGACATCCCCGTTATAA TGACATCGGCAAATAATGACTTGGAAGTCATCGAAAAGGGTGTTATGCATGGCGCACGCGACTACCTGGTAAAGCCTGTTGGGCCTGAAATCCTCAAAAATATTTGGCAGCATGTGATAAGAAAAACAACGTATAATCCTCTACCAGCACAAAGAATCGAAGCAAATAGGGCAATTAGGATACCGGCTCAACAAATTGAAGCAAATATGGCAAGTCGGGTACCAGCTCAAAAAATGGAAGCAGATAGGGCAATCAGAAGAAGTGCTAGAGTGCTCCACAGAAAGAATCACACCGTGGAAGATGGTCAAGCTGTTCAATCCCATGATGCACCACCCCTCCTGGAGCATAAGAAGGCCAGAGTCACCTGGACACCGGAATTACATGCAAAGTTTTCGGCTGCTGTGCAACAACTAGGTCAAGAGG CGGTTCCAAAGAAGGTTCTTGAACTCATGAATGAGCCCCACCTAACCAGAGGAAACGTAGCAAGTCACCTTCAA AAATACAGGAAAGCGGCTCTAAAGCAAAAGGAAGACGCAAGGCAGGAGATTGAGTATCATTGTGATGCAAACATGAGGAGGCATTTGGATGATGCTAATATCCGGGCATCATCTTCTCAGAATCAACGTTTTCATGCAGTGAATCACTCCAATAGTTCTGCTGCCTATGGGAGATACAATTTAAGAAGTCAGAATAATCCTTCGCTTCATGACTCTTAA